In a single window of the Caloranaerobacter ferrireducens genome:
- a CDS encoding glycosyltransferase, translating to MSKKICMFVWNHFTNDARVLREAIALTEAGYEVDVVAVHDPKNPHLSRKETLNGFNVIRVKRYPNIYIKIQELKRKVFKTKKIVKNKKMLVLLMIPAAILLFPLFLVYKLIYLFLKKTKFLKTYIRFCIFLRMIKEGLRKDYDIYHSNDLNTLPQGYICKLIKKSKLIYDSHEVQTSRTGYVGKQYYYLEKFLIKKIDKMIMTTDTRAEYTAKLYGIEKPEVVHNYPFYRVPQKHSVDLYKLLDITKEEPILLYQGGIQQGRGLEKIVEAIPKIKKGVIVFIGDGKIKNEIIKLCEEIGVMDRVRFVPKVPVNELLNYTQNAYLGFQVLQNICYNHYSTLSNKLFEYIMAEVPVVASSFPEIKKVVEGERVGVTIDPHESENIAKAVNFMIDNPDKYAEYKANCKKAREKYNWEREKENFIRIYREVI from the coding sequence GTGTCTAAAAAAATATGTATGTTTGTATGGAATCATTTCACTAACGATGCAAGAGTATTAAGAGAGGCTATTGCCTTAACAGAAGCAGGCTATGAAGTGGACGTTGTAGCTGTTCATGATCCAAAGAACCCTCATTTGTCAAGAAAAGAAACGTTAAATGGATTTAATGTGATAAGGGTAAAAAGATATCCCAATATTTATATTAAAATACAAGAGCTAAAAAGAAAAGTATTTAAAACAAAGAAAATAGTGAAGAACAAAAAAATGTTGGTGTTATTAATGATACCTGCTGCAATTTTACTATTTCCATTATTTTTAGTCTATAAGCTTATATATTTATTTTTAAAAAAGACAAAATTTTTAAAGACATATATTAGATTTTGTATATTTCTTAGAATGATAAAAGAAGGTTTAAGAAAAGATTATGATATATATCACAGTAATGATTTAAATACATTACCTCAAGGATATATATGTAAATTGATTAAAAAGAGTAAACTTATATATGACTCTCATGAAGTACAGACAAGTAGGACAGGCTATGTTGGTAAACAGTATTATTATTTAGAAAAATTTTTAATAAAAAAGATTGATAAGATGATTATGACAACAGATACACGAGCTGAGTATACCGCTAAACTTTATGGAATTGAGAAACCAGAAGTTGTTCATAATTATCCATTTTACAGAGTGCCTCAAAAACACAGTGTAGATTTATATAAACTTCTTGATATAACAAAAGAAGAACCAATATTGTTATATCAAGGTGGTATACAGCAGGGAAGAGGATTAGAAAAAATAGTAGAAGCTATACCTAAAATAAAAAAGGGTGTTATTGTCTTTATAGGAGATGGAAAAATAAAAAATGAAATTATTAAACTGTGTGAAGAAATAGGAGTTATGGATAGAGTAAGATTTGTTCCTAAGGTACCAGTGAATGAATTGCTAAATTATACCCAAAATGCTTATCTGGGATTTCAAGTATTGCAGAATATATGCTATAACCACTACTCTACTCTTTCTAATAAATTGTTTGAGTATATTATGGCAGAGGTTCCGGTTGTAGCGAGTAGTTTTCCAGAAATAAAAAAGGTGGTAGAAGGAGAACGGGTTGGGGTTACTATAGATCCACATGAAAGTGAGAATATAGCAAAGGCTGTAAACTTTATGATAGATAATCCAGATAAATATGCTGAATATAAAGCAAATTGTAAAAAGGCTAGGGAAAAGTATAATTGGGAGAGGGAGAAAGAAAATTTTATTCGTATATATAGAGAAGTTATATAG
- a CDS encoding ABC transporter ATP-binding protein: MNSLAIEVKNLNLKYKFVKNMNMKQEIIKLFTGKKEKRVKEVWALKNVSFSIEKGKTVGIIGTNGSGKTTLLKTIAKIFKPDSGEIKLYSDSVSLLTLGAGFQPELSGIENIYLNGLLLGFSKKEIDNKLNEIIEFSDLGEFIYHPIKTYSSGMKTRLAFSIASHVEPDILLIDEVLGVGDESFRKKSENRLKELIKDNRTVLIVSHNLSAISNLCDLVLWIHKGEVMDYGDTEEVINKYREFVRSLK, from the coding sequence ATGAATTCATTAGCTATAGAAGTAAAGAATTTAAATTTGAAATATAAATTTGTTAAGAATATGAACATGAAACAGGAGATAATTAAATTATTCACTGGAAAAAAAGAAAAAAGAGTCAAAGAAGTTTGGGCTTTAAAAAATGTAAGTTTTAGTATAGAGAAAGGTAAAACTGTTGGAATTATTGGGACTAATGGTTCAGGTAAGACAACTCTATTAAAGACTATAGCTAAAATTTTTAAACCTGATTCAGGTGAAATTAAGTTATATTCAGATTCTGTATCTTTACTAACATTAGGAGCAGGATTTCAACCTGAGCTTTCAGGAATAGAGAATATTTACTTGAATGGATTACTTTTGGGTTTTAGTAAGAAAGAAATAGATAATAAGCTGAATGAAATTATTGAATTTTCAGATCTTGGAGAATTCATATATCATCCAATTAAAACTTATTCATCAGGTATGAAAACAAGATTAGCTTTTTCGATAGCTTCACATGTTGAACCTGATATTTTGTTAATTGATGAAGTTTTAGGCGTTGGAGATGAATCTTTTAGAAAAAAGAGTGAAAACAGATTAAAAGAATTGATAAAAGATAATAGGACAGTATTAATTGTTTCTCATAACTTATCGGCAATAAGTAATTTATGTGATTTGGTGTTATGGATTCATAAAGGTGAAGTTATGGATTATGGAGATACTGAAGAAGTTATTAATAAATACAGAGAGTTTGTTAGAAGTTTGAAATAG
- a CDS encoding ABC transporter permease encodes MTLFRKTLRDFARYKEYIIYTTKSELKVQLSSTFLGYLWWILDPLMYMLVYMLVIMVIFHRGGKDFPIFVFCALVPWKWTVSSIMDSTGSIKGKAGILQQVYIPKFILPLIKTLINTAKYLFGIMVLIVMMVFFRVPFTLHLFEFIVVFLINFLFILGVSLILSHLGVYFKDINNILSFTIRLWFYLSPALYDLESVPVKIRFLWWVNPMTTFYKSYRNVFLYGMSPLYLQLIFWFVLSFILIFIGLRYLYKFDKNYTKVI; translated from the coding sequence ATGACGTTATTTAGAAAAACTTTACGAGATTTTGCTAGATACAAAGAATATATAATATATACTACTAAGTCTGAATTGAAAGTGCAGCTTTCAAGTACTTTTCTAGGGTATTTATGGTGGATTTTAGACCCATTAATGTATATGTTAGTTTATATGCTTGTAATTATGGTTATATTTCATCGAGGAGGGAAGGACTTCCCTATATTTGTATTTTGTGCTTTAGTACCATGGAAATGGACTGTATCTTCTATTATGGATAGTACAGGTAGTATAAAGGGGAAGGCAGGAATATTACAACAGGTATATATACCTAAATTTATCCTTCCACTTATTAAAACATTGATAAATACAGCAAAATATTTATTTGGAATTATGGTGCTTATTGTAATGATGGTTTTCTTTAGAGTACCTTTTACTTTGCACTTATTTGAATTTATTGTGGTTTTTCTAATAAATTTCTTGTTTATATTAGGAGTTTCATTAATTTTATCTCATTTAGGTGTTTATTTTAAAGATATTAATAACATTTTATCTTTTACAATTAGATTGTGGTTTTATCTTTCTCCAGCTCTTTATGATTTGGAAAGTGTTCCAGTAAAGATTCGATTTCTATGGTGGGTTAATCCTATGACTACTTTTTACAAAAGTTATAGAAATGTGTTTTTGTATGGAATGTCGCCACTTTATTTGCAACTAATATTTTGGTTTGTATTAAGTTTTATTCTTATATTTATAGGACTGAGATACTTATATAAATTTGATAAAAACTATACGAAGGTGATTTAG
- a CDS encoding glycosyltransferase family 4 protein — translation MNILIITQHYPPEIGAASNRMKNLSYFLNKLGHKVTVLTSEPTYPNKEIYKKKDHNELKGLENIKVYRVNTFLESYSRNKVKRLILYISFIFSGIYKLLKIKEKFDLIIITSPPIFVGILGIIAKLRYKCKLYLDIRDLWPDSVKALEIFQNKTLLNIAYRFEKFLYNKSDKLIINSTAFKEMLLKKGQTESDIIYLPNGIANEFINRISYIEKDDNFVRVIYAGNLGYAQGLEALIETAKLLKDYKKIKISVIGGGVELEKLISLSKKYDLKNIEFLGVLPREKVVEELLKSHIGIIHLSNRKIFETVIPSKVFDYMVTKLPIVAGVRGEIARLLLESGCALICDPYDSKKMSEYILQLALDKDLREKKGENGYTYLLKHFVWDKNIKELDFKIKNISNKEGMELK, via the coding sequence ATGAACATACTTATAATTACACAACATTATCCTCCTGAAATAGGAGCTGCTTCAAACAGAATGAAGAATTTATCTTATTTTCTTAATAAACTTGGGCATAAGGTAACAGTATTAACTAGTGAACCTACCTATCCTAATAAGGAAATATATAAGAAAAAAGATCATAATGAACTAAAAGGACTAGAAAACATTAAAGTTTATAGAGTAAATACATTTTTGGAGTCATATTCACGAAATAAAGTTAAAAGACTTATACTTTATATATCATTTATATTCAGTGGTATATATAAGTTATTAAAGATTAAAGAAAAATTTGATTTAATAATAATAACTTCTCCACCAATTTTTGTTGGGATATTAGGGATAATTGCAAAATTAAGGTATAAATGCAAATTATACCTTGATATAAGAGATTTATGGCCTGATTCTGTAAAAGCTCTTGAAATTTTCCAAAATAAAACTTTATTAAATATTGCATACAGATTTGAAAAATTTTTATACAACAAATCTGATAAATTAATAATAAATAGCACAGCATTTAAAGAAATGCTATTGAAAAAAGGGCAGACTGAGTCTGATATTATATATTTACCAAATGGTATTGCAAATGAATTTATTAATAGAATTTCTTATATAGAAAAAGACGATAATTTTGTAAGAGTAATTTATGCAGGAAATTTGGGTTATGCACAGGGATTAGAAGCTTTAATTGAAACAGCCAAATTGCTAAAAGATTATAAAAAAATAAAAATTAGTGTTATAGGCGGTGGAGTTGAGTTAGAAAAACTTATTAGTTTGTCTAAAAAGTACGATTTAAAAAACATTGAGTTTTTAGGGGTATTACCAAGAGAAAAAGTTGTAGAAGAATTATTGAAAAGTCATATCGGAATTATTCATTTGAGTAACCGAAAAATATTCGAGACGGTTATTCCATCTAAGGTCTTTGACTATATGGTCACTAAATTACCTATAGTAGCTGGTGTTAGAGGTGAGATAGCAAGGTTGTTATTAGAGTCGGGTTGTGCTTTAATATGTGATCCATATGATAGTAAAAAAATGTCAGAATATATATTACAATTAGCTTTAGATAAGGACTTAAGAGAAAAGAAAGGCGAAAATGGATATACCTATTTATTAAAACATTTTGTATGGGATAAAAATATTAAAGAACTTGATTTTAAAATTAAGAACATAAGCAATAAGGAAGGAATGGAGTTAAAATGA